The following proteins are co-located in the Myroides profundi genome:
- a CDS encoding LytR/AlgR family response regulator transcription factor: MKIVIIEDEKPAARLLSRELEKLGLEVQHTLYSVSEAIPWFVQHEHPDLIFADIQLADGLSLEIFEQVEIKSAIIFVTSFDHYAIKAFKLNSIDYLLKPIELTELLSAINKYKAQQRSTTQTVESLRQSMGGNSYAKRLMIKVGMQIKVVLVDEVVCFYREDRGVYISTVEGKIHLLEEGSIEAAIKMVNPEKFFRVNRSQVVCIDYIEQIVQLSTSRLKLTMKNYTDEVIVSRERVGEFKSWLAEN; this comes from the coding sequence ATGAAAATAGTAATTATAGAAGACGAGAAACCTGCAGCAAGGCTGTTAAGTAGAGAATTAGAAAAACTTGGGTTAGAAGTACAGCATACGCTGTATTCTGTAAGTGAGGCTATCCCTTGGTTTGTCCAGCATGAGCACCCAGATCTGATATTTGCTGATATACAGTTAGCAGATGGGCTGTCCTTAGAGATATTTGAACAAGTAGAGATTAAGAGTGCTATCATCTTTGTCACAAGTTTTGATCACTATGCGATTAAGGCATTTAAACTAAACAGCATTGATTATCTACTAAAACCCATAGAGCTAACAGAATTATTAAGTGCTATTAATAAATACAAGGCACAACAACGCAGTACAACACAGACTGTGGAAAGTCTTAGGCAAAGTATGGGTGGGAATAGTTATGCAAAACGGCTGATGATAAAAGTGGGGATGCAGATAAAGGTGGTGTTGGTAGATGAGGTAGTATGTTTTTACAGAGAGGATAGGGGAGTGTATATCTCGACAGTGGAAGGTAAGATTCATTTGTTAGAAGAAGGTTCTATAGAAGCAGCTATTAAAATGGTTAACCCAGAGAAGTTCTTTCGAGTGAATAGATCTCAAGTAGTGTGTATCGATTATATAGAACAGATCGTACAACTGTCTACTTCTCGATTAAAACTAACGATGAAGAATTATACAGATGAGGTGATTGTGAGTAGAGAAAGAGTGGGGGAATTTAAGAGTTGGTTAGCGGAGAATTAG
- a CDS encoding sensor histidine kinase, producing the protein MVVNWRRHILLATSFGVILSLMISYFSFQDKGMSFFELFGNARFQKSTFFSFVLSVLIYLSNFITSTLVCWRIEKHEKKIKGQLSKKVRNIVFFINGIITSVVAYYLFLAIMLNIFYGLSFKDFYNGDHMRFGNFLAIVLISVFILLVVFVFAYNDQLRLLELKNKEIEIELQKSQIESMKEQLSPHFLFNNMNVLISTIQEDPVKAEQFARSFSKIYRYVLERLDNTSCALSDEVVFIRDYIYLLNVRYDNAIDFRVSDEVMHYNATQVPTLCLQILIENVVKHNIIPSDGKIKVMLVIEDDGLVLWNERCAKPKQVDSTGLGLQNLSKRSLLLFQQDIVIKDLEDSFSVRIPLVRKDS; encoded by the coding sequence ATGGTTGTTAATTGGCGTCGACATATTCTATTGGCTACAAGCTTTGGAGTGATTTTAAGTTTAATGATATCTTACTTTTCCTTTCAGGATAAAGGGATGAGTTTTTTTGAGTTGTTTGGCAATGCTCGTTTTCAAAAATCTACATTCTTCTCGTTTGTATTATCAGTACTGATCTATCTGTCAAATTTTATCACAAGTACTTTAGTTTGTTGGAGGATAGAGAAGCATGAGAAAAAGATCAAAGGACAACTGAGTAAGAAGGTTCGCAATATAGTGTTCTTTATAAATGGAATAATAACTTCTGTTGTTGCCTATTATTTGTTCTTAGCCATCATGCTCAATATTTTTTATGGACTATCGTTTAAAGACTTTTACAATGGAGACCATATGCGTTTTGGTAACTTCTTAGCCATTGTGTTGATTAGTGTATTTATTTTACTTGTTGTATTTGTCTTTGCTTATAATGATCAGTTAAGATTGTTAGAGTTGAAGAATAAGGAAATAGAGATAGAGTTACAGAAGAGTCAGATAGAGAGTATGAAAGAACAGCTATCACCGCACTTCTTATTTAACAATATGAATGTGCTGATAAGTACGATACAAGAAGATCCTGTCAAGGCAGAACAGTTCGCACGCTCGTTCTCTAAGATTTATAGATATGTATTAGAACGGCTGGACAATACCTCATGTGCTCTATCTGATGAGGTGGTTTTTATAAGGGACTATATCTATCTACTCAATGTACGTTATGATAATGCTATTGATTTCAGAGTTAGTGATGAGGTGATGCACTATAACGCTACACAAGTACCTACACTATGCCTACAAATTTTGATAGAGAATGTGGTAAAACACAATATAATTCCTTCTGATGGGAAAATAAAAGTAATGCTAGTTATAGAAGATGATGGTTTAGTGCTGTGGAATGAAAGATGTGCAAAGCCTAAACAAGTAGATTCAACAGGATTAGGACTTCAGAATTTGTCTAAGCGAAGTCTGTTGTTGTTCCAACAAGATATTGTGATAAAAGATTTAGAAGATAGTTTTAGTGTTAGAATACCTTTAGTTAGAAAAGACAGCTGA
- a CDS encoding tetratricopeptide repeat protein, with protein sequence MKKLLILLFGVFSVFSFGQSKYEVGMQKAMQQWQSGQSKEAVAMLDRIAMSDKENWIPVYYKVFISITEGFGNSQADNIEDIVVANRVLIDQWLEKGGSEWYVLKGMNETLELITDPMNKGMVQTPIINRAYDKAIELDPTNPRAVYSVASFQINSAKFMKVDMPYYCKMLEKSIELFDKQKSDVPFYPSWGKDWALKTQELCKGK encoded by the coding sequence ATGAAAAAGTTATTGATTTTATTATTTGGTGTATTTAGTGTATTTAGTTTCGGACAATCTAAATACGAGGTAGGAATGCAAAAAGCGATGCAACAATGGCAAAGCGGACAATCGAAAGAAGCAGTGGCTATGCTAGACCGTATAGCGATGTCTGATAAAGAGAATTGGATACCAGTGTACTATAAGGTGTTTATCAGTATCACAGAAGGGTTTGGTAATTCACAGGCTGATAATATAGAAGATATCGTAGTAGCTAACCGTGTACTAATAGACCAATGGTTAGAAAAGGGAGGAAGTGAGTGGTATGTATTGAAGGGAATGAATGAAACACTAGAGTTGATTACTGATCCGATGAATAAAGGAATGGTACAGACTCCAATTATTAATAGAGCGTATGATAAGGCGATAGAGTTAGATCCTACTAATCCGAGAGCAGTGTATTCTGTAGCAAGTTTTCAGATTAATAGTGCTAAGTTTATGAAAGTAGACATGCCTTATTATTGTAAGATGTTAGAGAAGTCGATAGAGCTATTTGATAAACAGAAGAGTGATGTGCCATTCTATCCATCATGGGGGAAAGATTGGGCATTAAAAACACAAGAATTGTGTAAAGGGAAATAA
- a CDS encoding TonB-dependent receptor, translating to MRTLLCLLLTLCVGAVQAQQIQLSGTVVNDKNKPIENVNVYLEDSFEGALTDTKGYFSFIVTDTVVSGVLKFMHPQYGNLDVEINTKENYNEHFVLSGQDEVMGEILITTNSKNKRGRAESIGLNAMDVVSTAGSPGNIMGVLSTMPGAQTNGEDGRLLIRGGRAEESGIFVNGVRVFQPYTASVGNVPVRSKFNPFLFKGMSFSAGGYSAEFGDALSGVLQLDTSDEIDPSRRDYSISTVGGSFAQTHQWGKNSLSYSLNYLNLGAYTAVVKQRYNTKKPFSTASGEMMYKREIKDGGYKLYTAVDFSTIKYEQEIQPSNRVDTLGFKSSNVYMNSVFFKKLTSYMRLDIGTGLGYMDYTGDSNDLSLKKVSWDVNQKVKLSYQWNGQFQSFVGVDVQASKLDLTRSKGSRAEDLGTDANRWALFFENNWKITSDLSLRAGVRTSKYSAIADWTVEPRAMLTYQMTPKHQMSFSYGVFNQAMNLEQSLAVKQEDWMQANHYILNYTYEFRKRLLRAEMFYKDYSKLLLTPLGKPSEYAQLGEGYAKGFDLFWKDNITFKNFSYWVTYTYIDSQRKEMYWNEWIQPSYVVKHNFSVVTKYWIEQWKSQVSMTYNYSSPRHFHDMNTTNKATYESSPIHNVSMSWAYLFSGQKIVYLSVDNLLGRNPVYAYQFNQRGGQPDITNVSAKRFIYVGFMWTISADKKKNQLENL from the coding sequence ATGAGAACACTACTATGTTTGTTATTAACCTTATGTGTAGGTGCTGTACAGGCACAACAGATTCAGCTATCGGGTACAGTGGTAAACGATAAGAATAAACCAATCGAGAATGTGAATGTGTACCTTGAAGATAGCTTTGAAGGAGCATTGACCGATACGAAAGGGTATTTTAGTTTTATAGTTACAGATACAGTAGTGAGTGGAGTGCTGAAGTTCATGCACCCTCAGTATGGAAATCTTGATGTAGAGATCAATACAAAGGAGAATTATAATGAACATTTTGTGTTAAGTGGACAAGATGAGGTGATGGGAGAGATACTTATTACAACGAATAGCAAGAATAAGAGAGGACGCGCAGAGAGTATAGGACTAAATGCGATGGATGTAGTGAGTACTGCAGGGAGTCCAGGTAATATTATGGGAGTACTAAGTACGATGCCTGGTGCGCAGACGAATGGAGAGGATGGACGACTACTGATACGCGGAGGTAGAGCGGAGGAGAGTGGTATATTCGTCAATGGTGTAAGAGTGTTTCAGCCTTATACGGCTTCTGTGGGTAATGTACCTGTGCGTTCTAAGTTTAATCCGTTTCTGTTTAAAGGAATGTCTTTCTCAGCAGGAGGATATAGCGCAGAGTTTGGAGATGCGTTATCAGGAGTATTGCAGTTAGATACATCGGATGAGATAGATCCTTCACGTAGAGATTACTCTATCTCTACTGTAGGAGGGAGCTTCGCACAGACACATCAATGGGGCAAAAACTCGCTGTCATATAGTCTAAACTATCTAAACTTAGGAGCTTATACTGCAGTGGTAAAACAGCGATATAATACTAAAAAGCCTTTCTCTACAGCTTCTGGAGAGATGATGTATAAGCGCGAGATTAAGGACGGAGGATATAAACTATATACCGCTGTAGACTTCTCTACGATTAAGTATGAGCAAGAGATACAACCAAGTAATCGAGTAGATACACTAGGTTTTAAGTCAAGTAATGTGTATATGAATAGTGTGTTCTTTAAGAAGCTTACTTCTTATATGAGATTAGATATCGGTACAGGGTTAGGGTATATGGATTATACGGGAGATAGCAATGATTTGAGCTTAAAGAAGGTTAGTTGGGATGTGAATCAGAAGGTGAAGTTGTCTTATCAGTGGAATGGGCAGTTTCAGTCTTTTGTTGGGGTAGATGTGCAGGCTTCTAAATTAGATTTGACGAGAAGTAAAGGAAGTAGAGCAGAAGACTTAGGTACGGATGCGAATAGATGGGCACTGTTTTTTGAGAACAATTGGAAAATAACATCAGACTTGTCATTGAGAGCAGGAGTGAGAACGAGTAAGTATTCAGCGATAGCAGATTGGACAGTAGAGCCACGTGCGATGTTGACTTACCAGATGACTCCTAAGCATCAAATGTCTTTCTCGTATGGGGTGTTTAATCAGGCTATGAACTTAGAGCAGTCATTAGCTGTGAAACAAGAAGACTGGATGCAGGCTAATCATTATATACTGAACTATACTTATGAGTTTAGAAAACGTCTATTGAGAGCAGAGATGTTCTATAAAGATTATAGTAAGTTGCTCTTAACTCCATTGGGTAAGCCAAGTGAGTATGCTCAGTTAGGAGAAGGATATGCAAAGGGATTTGATTTGTTTTGGAAAGATAATATCACGTTTAAGAATTTTAGCTATTGGGTAACCTATACTTATATAGACTCTCAACGCAAAGAGATGTATTGGAACGAATGGATACAGCCGTCTTATGTAGTGAAGCACAATTTCTCTGTGGTGACGAAGTACTGGATAGAGCAATGGAAGTCTCAGGTGAGTATGACGTATAACTACAGTAGTCCACGTCACTTCCATGATATGAATACAACTAATAAAGCTACTTATGAGAGTAGTCCCATACACAATGTCAGTATGAGCTGGGCTTATCTATTCAGTGGGCAAAAGATAGTGTACTTATCAGTAGATAATTTGTTAGGTAGAAACCCTGTATATGCTTATCAGTTTAATCAGCGTGGGGGACAACCTGATATCACGAATGTCTCTGCGAAGCGATTTATATATGTAGGGTTTATGTGGACAATAAGTGCGGATAAAAAGAAGAACCAATTAGAGAATTTGTAA
- a CDS encoding GNAT family N-acetyltransferase, protein MKSVLETDRLVLRELTTADAEHFYQLNLNPNVMRYTGDDAFESVDDAYTFLANYIDYKRNGYGRWAVIRKEDNAFLGWCGLKYNTDIDKTDIGFRFFEEYWNRGYATESAKACLDYGFTTLGLRCIIGRAMKENIASIKVLEKIGLVYQNDFDFDGHIGVLYVITQ, encoded by the coding sequence ATGAAGAGCGTTTTAGAAACAGATCGATTAGTACTAAGAGAATTAACTACTGCAGATGCTGAACACTTTTATCAGTTAAACCTTAATCCTAATGTGATGCGCTATACAGGAGATGATGCTTTTGAGAGTGTGGATGATGCGTATACTTTCTTAGCTAATTATATTGATTATAAGAGAAACGGATATGGACGATGGGCAGTTATTCGAAAAGAAGATAATGCGTTTTTAGGATGGTGTGGATTGAAGTACAATACTGATATAGACAAGACCGATATAGGCTTTCGCTTCTTTGAGGAGTATTGGAATAGGGGGTATGCTACTGAGAGCGCAAAGGCTTGTTTAGACTATGGGTTTACAACTTTAGGACTACGCTGTATTATCGGTAGAGCGATGAAAGAGAATATTGCATCAATCAAAGTATTAGAGAAGATAGGACTAGTCTATCAGAACGATTTTGACTTCGATGGTCATATAGGTGTATTATATGTAATAACACAGTAA
- a CDS encoding dicarboxylate/amino acid:cation symporter, with the protein MKKFFSNTIVKLLLGVIVGLVIGPYLTDSLLQIILSTRHILGQIILFLVPLIILGFVVSSIAKLDKGQTGIIGFSIIIAYLSSIGAGFFSSTLGFNIIPHLQIENNVETLKELPAMLFKLDIPPVFGVMTSLTLALMIGIGILWTESKPLERAFDSFKDIVLLLVNRVLVPVLPFYIMANFALLSYEGSIQSQLPVFLTVILIVIVAHFIWLGVLYTIAGIYSGKNPWEVIKHYPPAYLTAVGTMSSAASLGVALQSAHKSKVLKPEITNFTIPFFSNIHLCGSVLTEVFFVMTVSQVLYGTLPTLGTMILFVLLLGIFAIGAPGVPGGTVMASLGIIASVLGFDDAGIALTLTIFALQDSFGTACNITGDGALSLMVTKYSDK; encoded by the coding sequence ATGAAGAAATTCTTTAGTAATACAATAGTAAAACTTTTACTAGGGGTGATAGTCGGTCTAGTCATAGGGCCATATCTTACAGACAGCTTACTACAAATCATCTTATCAACGAGACATATACTAGGTCAGATCATTCTGTTCTTAGTACCGCTGATCATTCTAGGATTCGTAGTATCTTCTATCGCTAAACTAGACAAAGGACAAACTGGTATAATCGGTTTCTCTATTATTATTGCTTACTTATCTAGTATCGGAGCAGGATTCTTTAGTAGTACACTAGGTTTTAACATTATCCCTCACTTACAGATAGAGAACAATGTGGAGACTCTTAAAGAGCTTCCTGCGATGTTATTTAAGCTAGATATACCTCCTGTATTCGGAGTGATGACTTCTCTGACACTTGCCTTAATGATTGGTATCGGTATTCTATGGACAGAGTCTAAACCACTAGAGCGTGCATTTGATTCTTTTAAAGATATCGTACTATTATTAGTGAATAGAGTATTAGTACCTGTATTGCCATTCTATATTATGGCGAACTTTGCATTACTTAGTTATGAAGGGTCTATACAGTCACAGCTACCTGTGTTCTTAACTGTGATTCTTATCGTGATAGTGGCACACTTCATTTGGTTAGGTGTGTTATATACGATAGCTGGAATATACTCTGGTAAGAACCCATGGGAAGTTATTAAACACTATCCTCCTGCTTATCTAACAGCAGTAGGTACGATGTCTTCAGCAGCTTCTCTAGGTGTAGCTCTACAGTCTGCACACAAAAGTAAAGTGCTAAAACCTGAGATCACGAACTTCACTATTCCGTTCTTCTCTAATATACACTTATGTGGATCAGTATTGACAGAAGTATTCTTCGTGATGACTGTATCTCAAGTGTTATATGGTACATTACCTACACTGGGTACGATGATCTTATTCGTACTACTGCTAGGTATATTCGCTATCGGAGCACCTGGTGTACCTGGAGGTACTGTGATGGCCTCATTAGGTATCATTGCTTCCGTACTAGGTTTTGACGATGCTGGTATTGCATTAACCTTAACGATATTTGCATTACAAGATAGCTTCGGTACCGCATGTAATATTACAGGAGATGGAGCACTTAGCCTTATGGTAACAAAATACAGTGATAAATAA
- a CDS encoding cation:dicarboxylate symporter family transporter, translating into MLKKLVNNTIVRLISGVIIGLLVGPYLNDILLQIILSTKHILGQLILFLVPLIILGFIVSSIAKLDQKSSVIIGFSLAIAYISSVGAGLFSGSLGYTILPWLDIPSTAATGRALPEMLFKLDIPPIFDVMTSLVLALMIGLGILWTQSKPLEIAFDHFKEIVLLLVNRVLVPLLPLYISCNFALLSYVGSIQSQLPIFLIVIIIVILAHIVWIAILYTIAGLYAKKNPWEVLKHYGPTYLTALGTMSSAASLGVALQSAHKSKVLKPEITNFTIPFFSNVHLCGAMVTETFFVMTVSLVLYGHLPDVSTLILFVLLLGVFALGAPGVPGGALMASLGLITSMLGFDDTGIALVLTIFALQDSFGTACNIVGDGALSLMATAFHERQQKREAQ; encoded by the coding sequence ATGCTAAAGAAATTAGTAAACAATACTATCGTTAGATTAATATCCGGAGTAATCATCGGGCTATTAGTTGGGCCTTATCTAAATGATATTCTACTTCAAATCATCTTATCAACGAAACATATTTTAGGGCAACTAATCTTATTTTTAGTTCCTTTAATCATCTTAGGATTTATCGTATCATCTATTGCTAAGTTAGATCAGAAGTCCTCGGTGATTATAGGGTTCTCCCTAGCTATAGCCTATATATCGAGTGTCGGAGCAGGGCTATTTAGTGGTTCATTAGGATATACCATATTACCTTGGCTAGATATCCCCTCTACTGCTGCTACGGGAAGAGCATTACCTGAGATGCTTTTTAAACTAGACATTCCGCCTATATTCGATGTGATGACTTCCTTAGTACTTGCACTCATGATAGGTTTAGGTATTCTATGGACACAATCTAAACCACTAGAAATAGCCTTCGATCATTTTAAAGAGATTGTGTTATTATTGGTCAATAGAGTACTAGTGCCTTTATTGCCTCTATACATTTCATGTAATTTTGCTTTGCTTAGTTATGTAGGTAGCATACAGTCCCAATTACCTATATTCTTAATCGTGATTATCATCGTGATCTTAGCTCATATCGTATGGATCGCCATCTTATACACGATCGCAGGTCTGTACGCTAAAAAGAACCCATGGGAAGTACTCAAACATTATGGACCTACCTATCTAACTGCGCTAGGAACGATGTCTTCTGCGGCTAGCTTAGGTGTAGCACTACAATCAGCACATAAGAGCAAGGTACTGAAGCCGGAGATTACGAACTTCACTATTCCGTTCTTTTCTAACGTACACTTATGTGGTGCTATGGTTACAGAGACCTTCTTTGTGATGACAGTATCCTTAGTCCTTTATGGACATTTACCCGATGTTAGTACTTTGATTCTCTTTGTGCTATTACTAGGTGTATTCGCTCTAGGAGCACCTGGTGTACCTGGGGGAGCACTAATGGCATCCTTAGGATTAATAACCTCTATGCTAGGCTTCGATGATACAGGGATAGCATTAGTATTAACCATATTCGCACTACAAGACAGTTTTGGTACTGCGTGTAATATAGTGGGGGATGGCGCCTTAAGTCTTATGGCAACAGCCTTTCATGAACGACAACAAAAAAGGGAAGCTCAGTAG
- a CDS encoding acyl-CoA dehydrogenase family protein, translating into MNFEYNETQAMIAQSIRDFAEQHIRPHIMEWDEAQIFPVDLFKKLGEMGYMGVLVPEEYGGSGLGYHEYITIVEEISKVDSSIGLSVAAHNSLCTNHILSFANEEQKKRWLPKLATAEWIGAWGLTEHNTGSDAGGMSTTAVKDGDHWILNGAKNFITHAISGNVAVVIVRTGEKGDSHGMTAFVVEKGTPGFSSGKKENKLGMRASETAELIFDNCRVPDANRLGEVGEGFIQAMKVLDGGRISIGALSLGIAKGAYEAALKYSKERVQFGKPISQFQAIGFKLADMATEIECSELLLHKAAFLKNNNKPMTKIGAMAKMYASEVCVKVSTEAIQIHGGYGYTKDFPVEKFFRDSKLCTIGEGTTEIQKLVISRNILKD; encoded by the coding sequence ATGAATTTTGAATACAATGAAACTCAAGCAATGATTGCTCAATCTATAAGAGACTTTGCAGAACAACATATTCGTCCACATATTATGGAATGGGATGAAGCTCAAATCTTTCCTGTAGATTTATTTAAAAAACTAGGAGAGATGGGATATATGGGAGTTTTAGTTCCTGAAGAGTACGGAGGATCGGGACTAGGTTACCACGAATATATCACTATCGTAGAAGAAATTTCTAAAGTAGACTCATCTATTGGTTTATCAGTAGCAGCACATAATTCACTATGTACTAATCATATTTTATCATTTGCCAATGAAGAGCAAAAGAAAAGATGGTTACCTAAGCTAGCGACAGCTGAGTGGATCGGTGCATGGGGATTGACAGAGCACAACACTGGGTCTGATGCTGGAGGTATGAGTACTACAGCTGTGAAAGATGGTGATCACTGGATCTTAAATGGAGCGAAGAACTTTATCACTCACGCTATATCGGGTAACGTTGCAGTTGTTATTGTTCGTACAGGAGAGAAAGGTGATTCTCACGGAATGACAGCTTTCGTAGTAGAGAAGGGTACACCAGGATTCTCTAGTGGTAAGAAAGAAAATAAATTAGGAATGCGTGCATCTGAGACTGCAGAACTTATCTTTGATAACTGTCGTGTACCTGATGCTAACCGTTTAGGAGAAGTAGGAGAAGGGTTCATTCAAGCGATGAAAGTATTAGATGGAGGGCGTATCTCTATTGGGGCATTATCATTAGGTATTGCTAAAGGAGCTTATGAAGCAGCATTAAAATACTCAAAAGAGAGAGTTCAATTCGGAAAACCAATTAGCCAATTCCAAGCTATCGGTTTTAAATTAGCGGATATGGCTACAGAGATTGAGTGTTCTGAGTTATTATTACACAAAGCAGCTTTCTTAAAAAACAATAATAAACCAATGACTAAGATTGGTGCTATGGCGAAGATGTATGCGTCTGAAGTATGTGTGAAAGTATCTACAGAAGCGATTCAAATCCACGGAGGATATGGATATACTAAGGACTTCCCAGTAGAGAAGTTCTTCCGCGATTCGAAGTTGTGTACTATCGGAGAAGGAACTACAGAGATTCAAAAATTAGTTATCTCTCGTAACATTTTAAAAGACTAA
- a CDS encoding ComEA family DNA-binding protein, translated as MIGIQLYIYYPRSSDQYIVDQYSTLFNDEYQKQISLLDSINTIAIAKRDTIYPFNPNFITDYRGFVLGMSTAEIDRLLSFRKENKYVNSAKEFQQITQVSDEWLKTYSAYFKFPDWVNNPKVKREYVDYSKPKVEVPIVAICINSATLEDLQKVRGIGPYYADKIMKEREKYGGFVSIQQLKFVYGLSEEVVNELYRHFKVMNAPTVTTLNINEASINQLKELPYMNYYIAREVVKHRSMNGDFVNKEGLLQIEKFPIDKIDIISLYLRFTN; from the coding sequence GTGATTGGCATTCAACTTTATATCTATTATCCTAGGTCATCCGATCAGTATATAGTTGATCAGTATTCCACCCTTTTTAATGATGAGTATCAGAAGCAGATTAGTCTATTAGATAGTATTAATACTATTGCCATAGCTAAGCGAGATACAATTTATCCTTTTAACCCCAACTTTATTACAGATTATCGAGGCTTTGTTTTAGGTATGTCTACAGCAGAGATAGATCGGTTATTGTCATTCCGAAAGGAAAATAAATATGTCAATTCTGCTAAAGAATTTCAACAAATTACTCAAGTATCAGACGAATGGCTGAAGACCTATAGTGCTTATTTTAAGTTCCCAGATTGGGTGAATAACCCTAAGGTGAAACGAGAATATGTAGATTATAGTAAGCCTAAAGTAGAAGTCCCCATAGTAGCAATATGTATAAATAGTGCAACTTTAGAGGACTTACAGAAAGTCAGAGGAATAGGGCCATATTATGCAGATAAGATTATGAAAGAAAGGGAGAAGTACGGTGGTTTTGTGTCCATACAGCAGTTGAAGTTTGTGTATGGGCTTTCAGAAGAAGTTGTAAATGAATTATATAGACATTTTAAAGTGATGAATGCACCAACTGTTACAACATTAAATATCAATGAAGCATCTATAAATCAATTGAAAGAATTACCCTATATGAATTATTATATCGCAAGAGAAGTAGTCAAGCATAGGAGTATGAACGGAGATTTTGTTAATAAAGAAGGATTACTACAAATTGAGAAATTCCCTATTGACAAAATTGATATAATTAGTTTATATTTGAGATTTACGAATTAA
- a CDS encoding DUF2851 family protein produces MKEAFLHYVWANQLFNAEDLYTTTNESLRILSTGIFTGLDGPDFFNARICIADQEWAGNVEIHIKASDWYAHHHERDQRYDSVILHVVWEYDIPVFRLDGSEITVFVLKNYVDQQVLEKCTQLFLRKNHLNCEDSIGAVDPCIWIFWKEKLFLERLIEKTKPMEQLLLETNNHWEHVFFCFLAKSFGLNANGEAFYDAVRHLPVLSIYKQSQSLLQIEALLFGVTGLLEEEQELEDDYVKDIKREWTFLRHKYSISVSSPSPIRFFQLRPPNFPTIRLAQLSSWLYHQQIPVVKILTTTDLDYFYQLFDIKVSSYWETHYVFNKVSKKQAKKLTKDFIDLVIINVILPMQIIYQKSISHEDYDISDIITLAESIKAEKNSIVSLFSNYNITAINAVDSQALVHLKKKYCDSNRCIECAIGKEFLKKS; encoded by the coding sequence ATGAAAGAAGCTTTTCTACATTATGTTTGGGCAAATCAGTTGTTTAATGCTGAGGACTTGTATACCACCACTAATGAATCTCTTCGTATACTTTCTACAGGGATTTTTACAGGTCTAGATGGACCTGACTTTTTTAATGCAAGAATATGTATTGCAGATCAGGAATGGGCGGGAAATGTAGAGATACATATTAAGGCTTCTGATTGGTATGCACATCATCATGAGCGAGATCAGCGCTATGACAGTGTGATATTACATGTGGTCTGGGAGTATGATATTCCAGTTTTTAGATTAGATGGTAGTGAGATAACTGTTTTCGTTTTGAAGAACTATGTAGATCAACAAGTATTAGAGAAATGTACTCAACTCTTTTTGCGTAAGAATCACTTAAACTGTGAAGATAGCATAGGAGCAGTTGACCCATGTATCTGGATATTCTGGAAAGAGAAGTTGTTTCTAGAACGGTTGATAGAAAAAACCAAACCAATGGAACAATTGCTTTTAGAAACCAATAACCATTGGGAACATGTATTCTTTTGTTTTCTAGCTAAGAGTTTTGGCTTAAACGCGAATGGCGAAGCATTCTATGATGCAGTAAGACATTTACCTGTACTGTCTATTTATAAACAATCCCAATCCTTGTTACAAATAGAAGCCCTCTTGTTTGGAGTAACAGGTTTGTTAGAAGAAGAACAGGAGCTAGAGGATGACTATGTAAAAGATATAAAAAGAGAATGGACCTTCTTAAGACATAAGTATAGTATTTCAGTATCATCCCCATCCCCTATACGATTCTTTCAGCTTAGACCACCTAATTTTCCTACTATTAGATTAGCACAGCTGAGTAGTTGGTTATATCACCAGCAGATCCCTGTTGTAAAGATACTGACAACAACAGATCTAGATTATTTCTATCAATTATTTGATATCAAAGTGAGTTCATATTGGGAGACACATTATGTATTTAATAAAGTGAGTAAGAAACAGGCTAAGAAGCTGACTAAAGACTTTATTGATTTAGTAATTATCAATGTCATTTTACCAATGCAGATTATTTATCAGAAGTCTATATCGCATGAAGATTACGATATTAGTGATATTATAACACTAGCCGAAAGCATAAAAGCGGAGAAGAACAGTATCGTCAGTTTATTCTCTAATTATAATATAACAGCGATTAATGCTGTAGATAGCCAAGCTCTAGTTCATCTAAAGAAGAAATACTGTGATAGTAATCGATGTATAGAGTGTGCTATAGGGAAAGAATTTCTCAAAAAAAGTTAA